In Salminus brasiliensis chromosome 24, fSalBra1.hap2, whole genome shotgun sequence, one genomic interval encodes:
- the LOC140547197 gene encoding uncharacterized protein yields MCGFIHARKVPKCCSAVEVCFSPYFKAIIRCTKDWDGSNLISSPFTGLNTEQFPSQVFPSRALPLFPSQRLSSQAFPSQVLPLFPSQRLSNQAFPSQVLPLFPSQRLSNQAFPSQVLPLFPSQRLSNQAFPSQRLSNQAFPSQRLSSQAFPSQVLPLFPSQRLSNQAFPSQVLPLFPSQRLSNQAFPSQTPQPLSVRRFPVRRSAPGSPQSGAPLVPQSDTPPRLFPSQAFPSQTLPSQTPPHPPPGSFRQALPSHSLRFRHR; encoded by the exons ATGTGTGGATTCATTCATGCCAGGAAAGTCCCG AAGTGCTGTAGTGCTGTAGAAGTGTGTTTCAGCCCATACTTCAAAGCCATCATCAGATGTACCAAAGACTGGGATGGATCCAATCTCATCTCTTCCCCATTTACAGGCCTAAACACAGAACAGTTCCCCAGTCAGGTGTTCCCTAGTCGGGCACTCCCCTTGTTCCCCAGTCAGAGGCTCTCCAGTCAGGCGTTCCCCAGTCAGGTGCTTCCCTTGTTCCCCAGTCAGAGGCTCTCCAATCAGGCGTTCCCCAGTCAGGTGCTTCCCTTGTTCCCCAGTCAGAGGCTCTCCAATCAGGCGTTCCCCAGTCAGGTGCTTCCCTTGTTCCCCAGTCAGAGGCTCTCCAATCAGGCGTTCCCCAGTCAGAGGCTCTCCAATCAGGCGTTCCCCAGTCAG AGGCTCTCCAGTCAGGCGTTCCCCAGTCAGGTGCTTCCCTTGTTCCCCAGTCAGAGGCTCTCCAATCAGGCGTTCCCCAGTCAGGTGCTTCCCTTGTTCCCCAGTCAGAGGCTCTCCAATCAGGCGTTCCCCAGTCAAACGCCCCAGCCTCTTTCCGTGAGGCGCTTTCCAGTCAGACGCTCCGCCCCAGGCTCTCCCCAATCAGGCGCTCCCCTTGTCCCCCAGTCAGACACTCCCCCCAGGTTGTTCCCCAGTCAGGCGTTCCCCAGTCAGACACTCCCCAGTCAGAcgcccccccacccacccccaggCTCTTTCCGTCAGGCGCTCCCCAGTCACTCACTCCGTTTCAGACACCGCTAA